In Mongoliitalea daihaiensis, one DNA window encodes the following:
- the bshC gene encoding bacillithiol biosynthesis cysteine-adding enzyme BshC: MKKATVEPSCTGQFSQLFLDYLAQKPELKPFYSFFPSLENFSSLIQQKNFSQDKRDVLADVLHRQYQGIATSELTLSQIESLRSKKTFTVITGHQLNLFTGPLYFIYKIVTTINLAEQLKKAYPEYHFVPVYWLASEDHDFDEINYFKLDGKKYQWNSDQTGSVGDFQLDETFKNFFKTVSHFAPEFFKDAYLGSQTLAEAGRKYVHHLFGEKGLLIVDGKEASLRSFFHKVIVDDLTNHTAYQKSTEQTAKLETLGYKSQIFPREINFFYTDKGLRERIEQVEDFYHVLNTDLKFTQEEILRVVAESPEKFSPNVVLRPLYQEMILPNLAYIGGPAEMVYWLQLKTVFDHFEEAFPAVMPRNFAAVLDAKIIKKKEKLGLSEADLFQSVIDWKKQYILNHAQTDIFLEKERAELKTIFEQARDTAVTLDQTLHASFEAARVRALKIMDQMSTKLRKAEERKHAQEIRMREDIAAHMYPGGTPQERLENFLKFYLGDDTFIEQLFDTFDPLDFKFIVLSQDGDEG, from the coding sequence ATGAAGAAAGCCACGGTTGAGCCTTCCTGTACAGGTCAGTTCTCACAACTTTTTTTGGATTACCTTGCTCAAAAACCTGAATTAAAGCCATTTTACAGTTTTTTTCCTAGCCTAGAAAACTTTTCATCGCTTATCCAGCAAAAAAACTTTTCCCAAGACAAGCGAGATGTCTTGGCAGATGTGCTTCATCGGCAGTATCAAGGAATAGCTACGAGTGAACTTACCCTCAGTCAAATAGAATCCTTGCGTTCCAAGAAAACTTTTACCGTAATCACTGGGCATCAATTGAATTTATTTACCGGGCCCCTTTACTTCATTTACAAAATTGTCACGACAATCAATCTAGCAGAGCAGCTCAAAAAAGCCTATCCAGAGTATCATTTTGTGCCTGTTTATTGGCTGGCATCGGAGGATCATGACTTTGATGAAATCAATTACTTTAAGTTGGATGGCAAAAAATACCAGTGGAATTCTGATCAAACTGGTTCTGTGGGAGATTTTCAATTGGATGAGACTTTTAAAAATTTCTTTAAAACCGTTTCTCACTTCGCTCCAGAATTTTTTAAAGATGCTTATTTAGGTTCCCAAACCCTTGCAGAGGCTGGAAGAAAATATGTCCATCATTTATTTGGGGAAAAAGGGCTTTTGATTGTAGATGGGAAAGAGGCTTCATTGCGCAGTTTTTTTCATAAGGTTATAGTGGATGATTTGACCAACCATACCGCCTACCAAAAATCGACTGAGCAAACCGCAAAACTGGAAACGTTAGGGTATAAATCGCAGATTTTCCCACGAGAGATCAATTTCTTCTACACTGACAAGGGACTCCGGGAAAGAATTGAGCAGGTAGAAGATTTCTACCATGTATTGAATACCGATCTTAAGTTTACGCAAGAAGAAATCCTTCGAGTAGTAGCAGAGTCCCCTGAAAAGTTTAGCCCCAATGTAGTCTTACGCCCGCTGTATCAAGAAATGATATTACCCAATCTAGCTTACATCGGAGGGCCCGCTGAAATGGTGTATTGGTTGCAGTTGAAGACAGTTTTTGATCATTTTGAAGAAGCTTTCCCTGCAGTGATGCCGAGAAATTTTGCAGCTGTGTTGGATGCGAAAATTATAAAGAAAAAAGAAAAATTGGGTTTATCTGAAGCTGATCTATTTCAGTCAGTGATTGATTGGAAAAAGCAATACATCCTAAATCATGCGCAGACAGATATTTTTTTAGAGAAAGAGCGAGCTGAGTTAAAAACAATTTTTGAGCAGGCGCGTGATACTGCGGTTACCTTGGATCAGACCTTGCATGCTTCTTTTGAAGCTGCGCGTGTGCGTGCTTTGAAAATCATGGATCAGATGTCTACCAAGCTGCGGAAGGCTGAAGAGCGGAAGCATGCACAGGAAATCCGAATGCGAGAAGACATAGCCGCTCATATGTATCCCGGAGGAACACCTCAAGAGCGGTTGGAGAATTTCCTGAAATTTTACTTAGGAGATGATACATTTATAGAACAATTGTTTGATACATTCGACCCTTTGGACTTTAAATTCATAGTGTTAAGCCAAGATGGAGACGAAGGCTGA
- a CDS encoding 5-formyltetrahydrofolate cyclo-ligase — translation METKADIRNHFRKKRSVLTPEELADSSQKVFALFKQFLENHQERVHVHVFIPMKRNQEIDSYLLIEYLWSLDYKVYTSQMNYEKDQMDTVRFLPGSEVLLDKKGIPFPADQQPILAHNLQLVLVPLLAIDKAGNRLGYGKGYYDQFFSQVSSSDVYKLGISLFPPIESIPVEEHDIPLDACIYPQGVSYFTS, via the coding sequence ATGGAGACGAAGGCTGATATTAGAAATCATTTTAGGAAGAAACGCAGCGTTTTGACACCTGAAGAACTTGCGGATAGTTCTCAGAAAGTGTTTGCTTTATTTAAGCAGTTCCTAGAAAATCATCAAGAGCGAGTGCATGTGCATGTTTTTATTCCAATGAAAAGAAATCAGGAAATAGACAGTTATCTATTGATCGAATATCTCTGGTCGTTGGATTATAAGGTGTACACTTCTCAAATGAATTATGAGAAAGATCAAATGGACACAGTTCGTTTTTTGCCTGGATCTGAAGTTTTGTTGGACAAGAAAGGAATTCCCTTTCCGGCAGATCAGCAACCTATTCTCGCCCACAATCTTCAACTCGTGTTGGTGCCTTTATTGGCAATTGACAAGGCAGGCAACCGTTTGGGGTACGGGAAGGGGTACTACGATCAATTTTTTTCGCAAGTATCTTCCTCTGATGTATATAAATTGGGGATTTCCTTATTTCCCCCCATTGAGTCTATTCCTGTAGAGGAGCATGATATTCCGTTAGATGCCTGCATTTACCCTCAAGGCGTTAGTTATTTTACCAGTTAA